Proteins encoded together in one Thermoproteales archaeon window:
- a CDS encoding ABC transporter ATP-binding protein produces the protein MLVVKIEDLKWKYLESRRQILSGINLKVEKGEFLAIMGPTGAGKTTLVLALNGTIPQRIPGEFSGRVEVLNMDTLKYDVSDIAKRIALVFEDPEIQFVMSNVEDEIVLGLEWLNISREEIEERIEWALDLVGLNKSFLVRQPNQLSGGEKQRIAIATAIARKPEILVLDEPTSDLDPRGKSEVISSIKKLRDEMDLTIIMVEHESDLVSELADRIIVLDNGRIIVEGDPSYVFRKIDYIKNHGVFPPEYVEIGLKLGVNGFPRNVEDLIARLREKNIKVRQFEEKQLFRDKAKIVEVRNVEYAYPDGIVALRGVNLDIFEKELIALVGPNGSGKTTLAKIIAGLLKPVKGEVLIDGRPIENYDRLKLSEKIGYVYQNPEHQIFNQTVWDEVAFGLKLRNLNYKDIEEKVEKCLEKFKLKRLAREHPFFLSKGEKRRLALASTYALKPKVMIVDEPTTGQDKRFSEEIMKTLKVLTEYGGACLVITHSISIAVKYCDRIVVLKDGKVIADGNPRLVLLNERVVEEGKLTTPATFKIYKELNLPTPPPVTVEEFIERVKISC, from the coding sequence CTGGAAAAACGACTTTGGTATTAGCGTTAAACGGCACTATACCGCAGAGAATACCGGGCGAATTTAGTGGACGAGTGGAGGTTTTAAACATGGATACTTTGAAATACGATGTAAGTGATATAGCTAAAAGAATAGCTCTGGTTTTTGAGGATCCTGAAATACAATTTGTTATGAGCAACGTAGAAGATGAGATCGTTTTAGGATTGGAATGGCTCAACATTTCGAGAGAAGAAATTGAGGAACGAATTGAATGGGCGCTTGACTTGGTAGGTCTTAATAAAAGTTTCCTAGTTAGGCAACCTAACCAACTTTCCGGCGGTGAGAAACAAAGAATAGCAATAGCAACGGCTATTGCAAGAAAACCGGAAATACTGGTCTTAGATGAACCAACGTCAGATTTAGATCCGAGAGGAAAAAGTGAGGTTATTTCGTCAATTAAAAAATTGAGAGATGAGATGGACTTAACCATTATAATGGTAGAGCATGAATCTGATCTTGTCTCAGAACTTGCGGACAGGATTATCGTATTAGATAACGGAAGAATAATTGTTGAAGGCGACCCAAGCTACGTGTTCAGAAAGATTGATTATATAAAAAATCATGGGGTTTTTCCGCCAGAATACGTTGAAATTGGGTTAAAACTAGGAGTAAATGGCTTTCCAAGGAATGTTGAAGATTTAATAGCGCGGCTAAGAGAGAAAAATATAAAGGTAAGACAATTTGAAGAGAAGCAACTATTTAGGGATAAGGCGAAAATAGTTGAGGTTAGGAACGTTGAGTATGCATATCCAGATGGAATTGTAGCGCTAAGAGGAGTGAATTTGGATATTTTTGAAAAAGAGCTTATTGCTCTGGTAGGTCCTAACGGGAGTGGAAAAACAACGTTGGCTAAGATAATAGCAGGCTTGTTAAAACCCGTTAAGGGAGAAGTGTTGATAGATGGCAGACCTATAGAGAATTACGATAGATTGAAGTTAAGTGAAAAAATCGGTTATGTTTACCAAAATCCTGAGCATCAAATTTTTAACCAAACAGTATGGGATGAGGTAGCATTTGGGCTGAAGTTGAGAAACTTAAATTATAAAGACATTGAAGAAAAGGTGGAAAAATGTCTAGAGAAATTTAAATTAAAAAGATTAGCTAGAGAGCATCCATTCTTCTTAAGCAAAGGTGAAAAGAGAAGACTTGCTTTAGCATCTACCTACGCTTTAAAGCCTAAGGTTATGATCGTTGATGAGCCCACGACAGGACAGGATAAAAGATTTTCCGAAGAAATAATGAAAACTCTAAAAGTTCTAACTGAATACGGTGGAGCTTGCTTGGTGATAACTCATTCGATTTCGATTGCTGTGAAATACTGCGATAGGATCGTAGTGCTTAAAGATGGGAAAGTTATAGCAGATGGAAATCCGAGACTTGTTTTATTAAATGAACGTGTGGTTGAAGAGGGGAAATTAACAACGCCAGCAACGTTCAAGATATACAAGGAATTAAATTTACCTACTCCACCACCTGTCACTGTCGAAGAATTTATTGAAAGAGTAAAAATCTCATGTTGA